One window of Marmota flaviventris isolate mMarFla1 chromosome 5, mMarFla1.hap1, whole genome shotgun sequence genomic DNA carries:
- the LOC114080289 gene encoding LOW QUALITY PROTEIN: zinc finger protein 709-like (The sequence of the model RefSeq protein was modified relative to this genomic sequence to represent the inferred CDS: substituted 1 base at 1 genomic stop codon), with translation MSGLLRRQEVTLVAFEDVAVNFTQEEWALLDLSQKNLHRDVMQEVLRNLASIGDRWEDQNVEDQNTNPGRDVRHIISHCANKSYKNEECGGKPYEVKQNRKSFISLTSVQRQVSVHDVNGPYGYLTCRKEFNCFRSFEKCGQSHTGEKIYGSKQPGEDLTCSSSLRKYNRTHTGENPYQCEKCGKAFARSSHLCSHKKSHTLKKPYECKQCGKTFPWPSSLQVHERTHTGEKPFKCKQCGKAFARSSHLRAHEETHSAEKPYECKQCGKAFATSSRLRAHEKTHTVKKPYECKECGKAFAWPSSLQIHKRTHTGEKPFKCKQCGKAFATSRHLPSHEETHTAEKPYECKQCGKAFAASSHLHAHEKTHTIKKPYECKQCGKAFRWPYSLQIHKRTHTGEKPYKCKKCGKAFGRSSYLRSHEETHTVEKPYECKQCGKAFATSSHLHSHEKYHSIKKPYECKQCGKAFPWPSSLQIHERTHTGEKPYECKQCGKAFSCSTYLHVHEQTHIGVKPYKCKXCLKAFTSSSSLQIHKQTHIGEKPYECKQCGKAFPWPFSLQT, from the exons ATGTCTGGACTCCTCAGAAGGCAGGAAGTG ACCTTAGTggcctttgaggatgtggctgtgaacttcaccCAGGAGGAGTGGGCTCTGCTTGATCTTTCCCAGAAGAATCTCCACAGAGATGTGATGCAGGAAGTACTTAGAAACCTGGCTTCTATAG GAGACAGATGGGAAGACCAAAATGTTGAAGATCAGAACACAAATCCTGGGAGAGATGTAAG GCATATCATATCTCACTGTGCAAACAAATCATATAAGAATGAGGAGTGTGGAGGGAAGCCATATGAAGTTAAACAGAACAGGAAATCCTTCATTTCTCTCACAAGTGTTCAAAGACAAGTGTCAGTGCATGATGTCAATGGACCTTATGGATATTTGACGTGCAGAAAAGAGTTCAATTGTTTCAGGAGTTTTGAAAAATGTGGACAAtctcatactggggagaagatATATGGAAGTAAGCAACCTGGGGAAGACTTAACTTGTTCCAGTTCCCTTCGAAAGTATAAtagaacacatactggagagaatcCTTACCAATGTGAaaagtgtgggaaagcctttgctAGATCCAGTCACCTTTGTTCACATAAAAAATCTCATACTCTaaagaagccctatgaatgtaaacaatgtggaaaaacCTTCCCCTGGCCCTCTTCCCTTCAAGTacatgaacgaactcatactggagagaagccttttaaatgtaaacaatgtgggaaagcctttgctAGATCCAGTCACCTTCGTGCACATGAAGAAACTCATTCTgcagagaagccctatgaatgtaaacagtgtgggaaagcctttgctacatccaGTCGCCTTCGCgcacatgaaaaaactcatacggtaaagaagccctatgaatgcaaagaatgtggaaaagccttcgcTTGGCCGTCTTCCCTTCAAATACATaaacgaactcatactggagagaagccttttaaatgtaaacaatgtgggaaagcgtTTGCTACATCCCGTCACCTTCCCTCACATGAAGAAACTCATACTgcagagaagccctatgaatgtaaacagtgtgggaaagcctttgctGCATCCAGTCATCTTCATgcacatgaaaaaactcatactattaagaaaccctatgaatgcaaacaatgtggaaaagccttccgCTGGCCCTATTCCCTTCAAATACATaaacgaactcatactggagagaagccctataaatgtaaaaaatgtgggaaagcctttggtAGATCTAGTTACCTTCGCTCACATGAAGAAACTCATACTgtagagaagccctatgaatgtaaacaatgtgggaaagcctttgctacatccagtcaccttcactcacatgaaaaatATCATAGTATAaagaagccctatgaatgcaaacaatgtgggaaagccttcccCTGGCCCTCTTCCCTTCAAATacatgaacgaactcatactggagagaagccctatgaatgtaaacaatgtgggaaagcctttagtTGTTCCACTTATCTTCATGTGCATGAACAGACTCACATTGGAGtgaagccctataaatgtaaataatgtttaaaagccttcacttcttcctcttcccttcaaatacataaacaaactcatattggagagaagccctatgaatgtaaacaatgtggaaaagccttcccCTGGCCCTTTTCCCTTCAAACGTGA